A region from the Dendropsophus ebraccatus isolate aDenEbr1 chromosome 1, aDenEbr1.pat, whole genome shotgun sequence genome encodes:
- the SMKR1 gene encoding small lysine-rich protein 1, with protein MPTKSAKSKGSAKSHSKGKKSKKSKKSKEPKPEVDILSPAAMLNAYYISHNAVDCLEFRGFGWSGAPKKKGRKGKGKKKK; from the exons ATG CCAACGAAAAGTGCCAAATCCAAGGGCTCAGCAAAGTCCCATAGTAAAGGAAAGAAGTCAAAGAAATCAAAGAAAAGTAAAGAACCTAAACCTGAGGTGGACATTCTCAGTCCAGCCGCCATGCTGAACGCTTACTACATCTCCCATAATGCTGTGGACTGCTTAGAATTTCGAGGATTTGGCTGGTCTGGAGCTCCAAAAAAGAAAGGGAGGAAggggaaaggaaagaaaaagaaatag